One region of Zingiber officinale cultivar Zhangliang chromosome 7B, Zo_v1.1, whole genome shotgun sequence genomic DNA includes:
- the LOC122005940 gene encoding probable sphingolipid transporter spinster homolog 2, with protein sequence MAIALPPHPDGDHVPQSDPLPSWFSPRRLLVIFCVINMLNYVDRGAIASNGVNGTQTTCTESGTCTSGTGIQGDFNLNYFEDGVLSSAFMVGLLIASPIFASLAKSHNPFRLIGVGLFVWTIATAGCGCAFDFWSITICRMLVGVGEASFISLAAPFIDDNAPVAQKTAWLALFYMCIPSGIAIGYVYGGLVGSYLHWRVAFWGESVLMLPFAILGFTIKPLQLKGFTPSILKKLEGADGVMIQDEQDAQSETHATHRNLSVKEPQNFSLPAGAGRIASQLSRVWKDMQLLLAERVYVVNVLGYIAYNFVIGAYSYWGPKAGYDIYHMSNADLLFGGITIVCGIFGTLAGGFILDFVDSTISNAFKLLSGATFLGAIFCFSAFCFKSLYGFIAFFSIGEILVFATQAPVNYICLHCVNPSLRPLSMAMSTVSIHIFGDVPSSPLVGVLQDYVNNWRESALILTSILFIASAIWFSGIFIPSVDRFNEDSDRGAQTAQRPLLDANNEASAETA encoded by the exons ATGGCTATTGCGCTGCCTCCGCATCCCGATGGCGACCATGTTCCCCAATCCGATCCTCTCCCATCCTGGTTCTCCCCCAGGAG ATTGCTTGTGATATTTTGCGTCATCAACATGCTAAATTATGTTGATCGAGGTGCAATAGCAAGCAATGGTGTTAATGGTACCCAAACAACCTGCACAGAGAGCGGCACATGTACTTCAGGCACTGGAATCCA AGGAGACTTTAACCTGAATTATTTTGAAGATGGTGTATTGTCTTCAGCATTCATGGTGGGCCTATTAATTGCTTCCCCAATATTTGCATCCCTGGCAAAGAG CCATAATCCTTTTAGGTTAATCGGAGTGGGACTGTTCGTTTGGACTATTGCTACTGCTGGTTGTGGTTGCGCATTTGATTTTTGGTCCATTACAATTTGCCGAAT GTTGGTTGGAGTTGGTGAAGCTTCCTTTATAAGTCTCGCAGCTCCATTTATAGACGATAATGCCCCTGTTGCTCAG AAAACGGCCTGGCTTGCGCTCTTCTACATGTGCATACCTTCAGGCATCGCAATTGGCTATGTATATGGTGGGCTG GTTGGCAGCTATCTTCATTGGCGCGTTGCATTCTGGGGAGAGTCAGTTTTGATGCTCCCATTTgctattttaggcttcaccattAAACCTTTACAGCTGAAAG GTTTTACACCATCTATACTGAAAAAATTAGAGGGTGCTGATGGAGTAATGATTCAAG ATGAACAGGATGCCCAAAGCGAGACACATGCTACACACAGGAACTTATCTGTAAAAGAACCACAAAATTTCTCCTT ACCTGCTGGTGCGGGTAGGATTGCAAGTCAACTATCCAGGGTTTGGAAAGATATGCAACTGCTTCTGGCTGAGAGGGTTTATGTGGTAAATGTTCTAG GTTATATTGCGTACAATTTTGTTATTGGAGCCTATTCATATTGGGGTCCTAAGGCTGGTTATGACATCTACCATATG AGCAATGCTGATCTGTTGTTTGGAGGTATAACTATAGTCTGTGGAATCTTTGGAACTCTAGCTGGTGGGTTCATTCTTGATTTTGTGGATTCTACAATTTCCAATGCTTttaag CTTCTTTCTGGAGCAACCTTTCTGGGGGCTATTTTTTGTTTCAGTGCTTTTTGCTTCAAGAGCCTCTATGGCTTTATAGCATTCTTTTCTATTGGAGAGATACTTGTCTTTGCCACACAG GCTCCAGTAAATTATATCTGTCTTCACTGTGTCAATCCTAGTTTAAGGCCACTCTCAATGGCTATGTCAACTGTCTCTATTCACATATTTGGCGATGTTCCATCCTCTCCTTTGGTCGGTGTTTTGCAG GACTATGTTAACAACTGGAGGGAAAGTGCACTGATACTAACTTCAATTCTGTTCATTGCCTCTGCAATATGGTTTTCAG GCATCTTCATCCCAAGTGTAGATCGCTTTAATGAAGATAGCGATCGAGGTGCTCAAACAGCCCAAAGACCACTGCTTGATGCTAACAATGAAGCATCAGCAGAAACTGCCTAA
- the LOC122003807 gene encoding uncharacterized protein LOC122003807 has translation MKFKAFLTLDGVHLLDKRFLPALDKLGRICHVYLTPDHAMFLHNLLGGGGVQSVAQFDKDVLFRDYRISSQNAGRIAFSVDAALLHRALRSALTIQEQARDETAAIQIKLVKKLPAGSRNPAPFLTFETKGRVSAVVQDVPISKPLSRSDVLQIQSALDASQDLPQTLVQVPDLAQLQSLVDRLKYVGDVLTVSIAQYGDLHLQVSTSLVTVGSELRKLRVLGARADPPIGDQNLSALARTELAIQRGEALSVQVSLKHLARSLHCHLAKPDCAFYGIAPQGACLTVIFQFFIRGTRLSDKSISFYCRLPVLDPGSN, from the exons ATGAAGTTCAAAGCATTCCTCACCCTCGACGGCGTCCATCTCCTCGACAAGC GTTTCCTCCCCGCTCTCGACAAGCTCGGCCGGATCTGCCATGTCTACCTAACCCCCGACCACGCCATGTTCCTCCACAACCTCCTCGGCGGCGGTGGAGTCCAGTCCGTCGCCCAGTTCGACAAGGACGTCCTCTTCCGCGACTATCGTATCTCCAGCCAGAACGCCGGCCGGATCGCCTTCTCAGTGGACGCCGCCCTTCTCCACCGCGCCCTCCGCAGCGCCCTCACCATCCAGGAGCAGGCCCGCGACGAGACCGCCGCCATCCAGATCAAGCTCGTCAAGAAGCTCCCCGCCGGCTCCCGCAACCCTGCCCCCTTCCTCACCTTTGAGACCAAAGGGAGGGTTTCCGCCGTTGTGCAGGACGTGCCCATCTCCAAGCCCCTTTCCCGGTCCGACGTGCTTCAGATCCAGTCGGCCTTGGATGCTTCTCAAGATCTGCCCCAG ACTTTGGTTCAGGTCCCAGATCTCGCTCAGCTCCAAAGCTTGGTGGACCGACTCAAGTATGTCGGTGATGTTCTCACTGTCTCGATCGCACAGTATGGCGATCTTCACCTGCAGGTTTCTACTTCCCTTGTCACAGTAGGGTCTGAATTAAGGAAACTGAGAGTCCTAGGTGCTCGAG CTGACCCCCCGATTGGTGACCAAAACTTAAGCGCTTTGGCGCGCACAGAACTGGCAATTCAGAGAGGAGAAGCGCTTTCTGTG CAAGTGAGCCTGAAACACCTTGCCAGGAGTTTGCATTGTCACTTGGCTAAGCCAGACTGTGCTTTCTATG GCATTGCTCCACAGGGTGCTTGCTTGACAGTGATATTCCAGTTCTTCATCCGAGGCACTCGGCTGTCAGATAAATCCATCAGCTTCTATTGCAGACTTCCAGTCCTCGATCCAGGCTCAAACTAA